One genomic window of Elaeis guineensis isolate ETL-2024a chromosome 2, EG11, whole genome shotgun sequence includes the following:
- the LOC105042184 gene encoding L-gulonolactone oxidase 3, with translation MASLIWLLHGLLAVICSNTRPALAMPPAPPVKCNATGCLLSNAYGAWGDRKDCWVQTVAYPTTEDELRSAVARASQRNQKVKVASGFSHTIPKLACPPSENSTLISTAKYSTGIEVDVEKMTVTVDAGVALRDLIDKVEAAGVSLVAAPYWEGVSVGGVVSTGSHGSSWWGKGGAVHDHVVGLSLVVPAGRSEGYAKIVRLEHGDPLFNAARVSLGLLGVISKVTLSLERRFKRSVSYSYEDDSRFEDEFLDLAQKHEFADITWYPSQHKAVYRYDDRVPLNSSGDGANDFLGFQSNLIAVSSTVRATEKALEKARNVNGKCTLAATEVGFKKLVGNGLKNNVIFTGYPVVGYQGKMQTSGSCLHSPSSNILSSCAWDPRIKGLFFYETTAIFPAPKFRDFILDVKKLRDLKPENFCGIDIYNGFLIRFIKSSEAYLGQSEDSVVVDFNYYRADEPSIPRLNQDIWEEVEQMAFFKYGAKPHWAKNRKLAFTGVQQKYPKMSKFLLAKRQLDPQDIFDSQWSDEILLGKESAKDDGCALEGQCICSEDRHCSPAKGYLCKPGLVYNKAMVCRYTESSAQ, from the exons ATGGCCTCCCTGATCTGGCTTCTTCATGGCCTCCTTGCAGTCATTTGCTCGAACACGAGGCCGGCCCTGGCGATGCCGCCGGCTCCACCCGTCAAATGCAACGCGACGGGCTGCCTGCTCTCCAACGCCTACGGCGCCTGGGGTGACCGGAAGGACTGCTGGGTCCAGACTGTCGCCTACCCGACGACCGAAGACGAGCTCCGGTCCGCGGTAGCTCGGGCCAGTCAGAGGAACCAAAAGGTGAAGGTGGCAAGCGGATTCTCCCACACCATTCCCAAGTTGGCCTGTCCTCCGTCGGAGAATTCGACGCTTATAAGCACGGCCAAGTACAGCACGGGGATCGAGGTGGACGTTGAGAAGATGACGGTCACGGTGGATGCCGGAGTAGCGCTGAGGGATTTGATCGATAAGGTGGAGGCGGCGGGGGTGAGCCTCGTGGCGGCGCCGTACTGGGAGGGGGTGAGCGTCGGCGGGGTGGTGAGCACGGGATCGCACGGGAGCTCGTGGTGGGGGAAGGGCGGGGCGGTGCACGACCACGTGGTGGGGCTCAGCCTGGTGGTGCCGGCCGGGAGATCGGAAGGGTATGCCAAGATCGTCAGATTGGAGCATGGAGATCCACTTTTTAACGCGGCCAGGGTGTCACTGGGACTGCTGGGAGTCATCTCCAAG GTGACTCTCTCACTAGAACGTAGATTCAAAAGAAGTGTAAGTTATTCTTATGAAGATGACAGTCGCTTTGAAGATGAATTCCTTGATCTTGCTCAGAAGCATGAGTTTGCAGACATCACCTGGTATCCATCACAGCATAAAGCAGTCTATAGATATGATGATCGAGTTCCCTTAAACAGCTCTGGTGATGGTGCTAATGACTTCCTTGGGTTTCAGTCAAACCTCATTGCGGTTTCCAGTACAGTTAGAGCGACAG AAAAGGCACTAGAGAAAGCCAGGAATGTCAATGGAAAGTGCACCCTGGCAGCTACAGAAGTGGGATTCAAGAAATTAGTGGGCAATGGCTTGAAGAACAATGTAATTTTCACCGGCTACCCAGTTGTGGGTTATCAGGGTAAGATGCAGACTTCAGGTTCCTGTCTACACTCACCATCATCTAACATCTTAAGCTCGTGTGCATGGGATCCAAGAATCAAAGGACTGTTTTTCTACGAGACTACAGCCATCTTTCCTGCTCCAAAATTCAGAGACTTCATTCTTGATGTCAAGAAGCTAAGAGACCTAAAGCCAGAGAATTTCTGTGGTATTGATATCTACAATGGATTTTTAATTCGCTTTATTAAGAGTTCAGAAGCATACCTTGGACAATCTGAGGATTCTGTTGTTGTGGATTTCAACTATTACAGAGCTGATGAGCCTTCAATACCTAGGCTCAATCAGGATATTTGGGAGGAGGTGGAGCAAATGGCGTTCTTCAAGTATGGAGCGAAGCCTCACTGGGCCAAGAACAGGAAGCTTGCTTTTACAGGAGTGCAACAAAAGTACCCTAAAATGAGCAAGTTTCTTTTGGCAAAGAGGCAACTAGATCCTCAAGATATATTTGATAGTCAGTGGTCAGATGAGATACTCCTTGGGAAAGAATCGGCCAAAGATGATGGGTGTGCCTTGGAAGGACAGTGCATCTGCTCAGAAGATAGGCATTGCAGTCCAGCAAAAGGATACTTGTGCAAGCCAGGTCTTGTTTACAACAAAGCTATGGTTTGCAGATATACAGAATCTTCGGCACAGTGA
- the LOC105042165 gene encoding uncharacterized protein, which produces MQESVLSARRSPPCPEEEDGDDESKIRKHASFASRISKNARLGSGSHCLVVSLSLLLLLVVACFLFSRSRPVICVSAHDSIARNALFGANLEGLATDFGSLGVPWCRSKHGKTVEWTTKDLLKGLEEFVPIYETRPIKNNKFGMGFDHSFGLWFMVRWLKPDLMIESGAFKGHSTWVLRQAMPETWIISLSPRHPEKYLKKGPAYVDANCTYFTGKDFLDFGSVNWASVIRKHGISDLSRVLVFFDDHQNELKRLKQALKAGFRHLIFEDNYDTGTGDHYSLRQICDQSYIRGGGHSCFRESDEARIRMKRQKFWEKAVDIDELCGKGEAWWGVRGYMRDDFNHSNKAISYAEHFQNSRFVESVLDVYWELPPVAGPSLTHQTRYDPARAPDPIIEDGRYGLFQRLGLARLENSVFNGYTQMVYLQISTPTS; this is translated from the exons ATGCAGGAGAGTGTGCTCTCGGCTCGGCGGTCTCCGCCGTGCCCGGAGGAGGAGGATGGCGACGATGAGTCCAAGATCCGTAAGCACGCCTCGTTCGCCTCCCGGATCTCCAAGAACGCCCGCCTTGGCTCCGGCTCCCACTGCCTCGtcgtctccctctctctcctcctcctcctcgttgTCGCCTGCTTCCTCTTCTCTCGCTCGCGCCCGGTGATCTGTGTCTCCGCCCACGATTCCATTGCTCGCAACGCCCTCTTTGGGGCCAACCTCGAGGGCCTCGCCACCGATTTCGGCTCCCTCGGCGTTCCCTGGT GCAGATCGAAACATGGCAAAACAGTAGAGTGGACGACAAAGGATCTACTCAAAGGCTTGGAAGAGTTTGTGCCGATCTATGAGACCCGTCCGATCAAGAACAACAAGTTTGGGATGGGCTTTGACCATAGCTTTGGACTCTGGTTCATGGTCCGTTGGCTCAAGCCAGATCTGATGATTGAGAGCGGTGCATTCAAGGGGCATTCTACATGGGTCCTTCGACAAGCAATGCCAGAGACATGGATTATATCGCTTTCTCCTCGACACCCGGAGAAGTATCTAAAGAAGGGGCCGGCCTATGTTGATGCGAACTGTACTTACTTTACTGGCAAGGATTTTTTGGATTTTGGAAGTGTCAACTGGGCGAGTGTTATTAGGAAGCATGGGATTTCAGATCTCAGCCGGGTGCTGGTATTCTTTGATGATCACCAGAATGAGCTGAAGAG ATTAAAGCAGGCACTAAAAGCTGGATTCCGACATCTAATATTTGAGGATAACTATGATACTGGAACTGGCGACCATTATTCCTTAAGGCAAATATGTGATCAATCTTATATTAGAG GTGGTGGGCATAGCTGCTTCAGAGAGAGCGATGAGGCAAGAATAAGGATGAAAAGACAAAAGTTCTGGGAGAAGGCTGTGGACATCGATGAACTTTGTGGGAAGGGAGAAGCATGGTGGGGTGTTAGAGGATACATGCGAGATGATTTTAACCACAGCAATAAGGCAATATCGTATGCAGAACATTTTCAAAACAGCAGGTTTGTGGAGTCAGTGTTGGATGTATACTGGGAGCTCCCACCAGTGGCTGGTCCCTCCCTTACCCATCAAACTAGATATGACCCTGCTCGTGCACCTGATCCAATTATTGAAGATGGAAGGTATGGTTTATTTCAGAGGCTTGGTCTAGCAAGACTTGAAAACTCAGTATTCAATGGATATACACAGATGGTATATCTTCAGATATCCACGCCCACCTCTTAA